Proteins encoded within one genomic window of Mycolicibacterium aubagnense:
- the eccCa gene encoding type VII secretion protein EccCa, with protein MSRLIFEARRRLPVPATRASVITIEPPPELPRLVPPSLLRRVLPYLIVILIVGMVVALVATGMRVISPQTLFFPFVLLLAATAFYRGSDNKTRTEEVDAERADYLRYLSVVRDNVRAQAAEQRAAREWSHPAPDQLAAVAGTRRQWERDPHDADFLVVRAGLHDARLETVLQVKDTAAEIDLEPVSHSALRGLLDVQRTVPAIPGGIDLTKVSRITVLGDADEVRGALRAWIAQAVTWHDPALLGVGLAAADAEALESETWSWLKWLPHSDIPGQIDGVGPARYLAAGVPELAGLLSGELADREPFGAAETAPLRHLLIVVDDPHADLGELLPRAGLAGVTVVQRGTEQPEYPDPERLVLRVAGGRIERWAAAGWQSYFDVADDFSPQEAAHLARGLARWDSNPNRARSTGGGLATFGTLLGIPDAAALDVAGLWAPRTRADELRVPIGVTATGEPLMFDLKDEAEGGMGPHGLMIGMTGSGKSQTLMSILLSLLTTHSAERLIVIYADFKGEAGADIFRDFPQVVAVISNMAEKRSLADRFADTLRGEVARREQLLMEAGRRVQGSAFNSVLEYEAAREQAGEGGIELPPIPTLLVVADEFSLMLADHPEYAELFDYVARKGRSFRIHILFASQTLDVGRIKDIDKNTSYRIGLKVASPSVSRQIIGVEDAYHIEAGPEHKGEGFLVPTPGAVPVKFRSTYVDGIYDPPRAEKAVVVHAVPQPQLFPAGHVTPAPDTVIVTDETPGLRPPRKLVATIGEQLAQYGPRAPRLWLAPLDEPIALPELLAGTEIPAGHGRWPLGEIDRPFQMRRDPLVFDATSAAANLVIHGGPKSGKSTALQTFILSAAATHSPRAVTFYCLDYGGGGLRSLKPLAHVGSVASPLEPERIRRTFGELEQLLASRQARAAAGDGGVRDDGYGDVFLVIDNLYAFSRDNTDTFNTRNPLLAKVTELVNSGMAYGIHVVITTPNWLEVPLAMRDGLGLRLELKLADSRDSNVRSAGTPGVAALSRPADGVPADQPGRGLTMAAEHFLFAEPDLAAIPAINARYAGQTAPPVRLLPTDLAPETLAPLYRNPETVVIGQREQDLAPVAVDFSANPLLMVFGDAKSGKTTLLRHLIRTIRDNSTPQSVAFTVIDRRLHLVDEPLFADNEYTPNVDRVTPAMLGLAALLEKRRPPAGLSAAELSGWTYRNGQGNHIHYLIIDDVDQIPDAPAVSGPFVGQRPWTALLGLLSQAAELGLRVIVTARAAGSAHAVMTAPLLRRLSELQATTVMLSGNPQDSGRIRGHRFNRLPAGRAMVLGDSDEATYVQLINPLVAEPVPGRATAPQRGEFH; from the coding sequence GTTGCCCTACCTGATCGTGATCCTGATCGTCGGCATGGTGGTGGCGCTGGTGGCCACCGGTATGCGCGTCATCTCGCCGCAGACGTTGTTCTTCCCGTTCGTTCTCCTGTTGGCCGCCACCGCTTTCTACCGCGGTTCGGACAACAAGACCCGGACCGAGGAGGTCGACGCCGAGCGCGCCGATTACCTCCGCTACCTGTCGGTGGTGCGCGACAACGTGCGCGCGCAGGCCGCTGAGCAGCGGGCCGCCCGCGAGTGGTCCCACCCCGCACCCGATCAGTTGGCCGCCGTCGCAGGTACCCGACGCCAGTGGGAGCGCGACCCGCACGACGCCGACTTCCTGGTGGTGCGCGCCGGGCTGCACGACGCGCGGCTGGAGACGGTGCTGCAGGTCAAGGACACCGCCGCCGAGATCGATCTGGAGCCGGTGTCGCACAGCGCATTGCGCGGACTCCTCGATGTCCAACGGACGGTCCCCGCGATTCCCGGCGGTATCGATCTGACCAAGGTCTCGCGGATCACCGTGCTCGGCGACGCCGACGAGGTGCGGGGCGCGCTGCGCGCCTGGATCGCACAAGCGGTGACCTGGCATGACCCGGCCCTACTCGGGGTCGGCCTGGCGGCGGCGGATGCCGAGGCCCTGGAATCGGAAACCTGGTCGTGGCTGAAGTGGCTGCCGCACAGCGACATTCCCGGCCAGATCGACGGCGTTGGACCGGCCCGCTACCTGGCCGCGGGCGTTCCCGAACTCGCCGGCCTGCTCTCGGGTGAACTCGCGGACCGGGAGCCGTTCGGCGCCGCCGAGACCGCACCGCTGCGGCACCTGCTGATCGTCGTGGACGACCCGCACGCCGACCTGGGCGAGCTCCTGCCGCGGGCCGGGCTGGCCGGCGTCACCGTGGTGCAGCGCGGCACCGAACAGCCGGAGTACCCGGACCCGGAGCGCCTCGTGCTGCGCGTGGCCGGCGGTCGCATCGAGCGGTGGGCAGCGGCCGGGTGGCAGTCGTACTTCGATGTCGCCGACGACTTTTCGCCGCAGGAGGCCGCGCACCTGGCGCGCGGCCTCGCACGCTGGGACTCCAACCCGAACCGGGCGCGCAGCACCGGCGGCGGGCTGGCCACGTTCGGCACCCTGCTGGGCATCCCCGATGCCGCCGCGCTCGACGTCGCCGGTCTGTGGGCGCCGCGCACCCGGGCCGACGAACTCCGGGTGCCCATCGGCGTGACCGCCACCGGTGAACCGCTGATGTTCGACCTGAAGGACGAAGCCGAAGGCGGCATGGGGCCGCACGGCCTGATGATCGGCATGACGGGCTCCGGCAAGTCGCAGACCCTGATGTCGATCCTGTTGTCGCTGTTGACGACCCACTCGGCCGAGCGTCTCATCGTCATCTACGCCGACTTCAAGGGCGAGGCCGGCGCGGACATCTTCCGGGACTTCCCGCAGGTCGTCGCCGTCATCTCGAACATGGCCGAGAAGCGCTCGCTGGCCGACCGGTTCGCGGACACCCTGCGCGGTGAGGTGGCGCGGCGGGAACAGCTGCTGATGGAGGCCGGCCGGCGGGTGCAGGGCAGCGCCTTCAACTCGGTGCTGGAGTACGAAGCTGCCAGGGAGCAGGCGGGGGAGGGCGGCATCGAATTGCCCCCGATCCCGACGCTGCTGGTGGTCGCCGACGAGTTCTCGCTGATGCTCGCCGACCATCCCGAATACGCCGAACTGTTCGACTACGTTGCCCGCAAGGGCCGCTCGTTCCGCATCCACATCCTGTTCGCATCGCAAACCCTGGACGTGGGCCGGATCAAGGACATCGACAAGAACACCTCGTACCGCATCGGTCTGAAGGTCGCGAGCCCGTCGGTCAGCCGGCAGATCATCGGAGTGGAGGACGCGTACCACATCGAGGCCGGTCCGGAACACAAGGGCGAAGGCTTCCTGGTCCCGACCCCGGGCGCGGTGCCGGTCAAGTTCCGCAGCACGTACGTGGACGGCATCTACGACCCGCCGCGTGCCGAGAAAGCCGTTGTGGTGCATGCAGTTCCGCAGCCTCAGCTGTTCCCGGCAGGCCACGTCACCCCGGCCCCCGACACCGTGATCGTCACCGACGAAACGCCGGGCCTACGTCCGCCGCGCAAGCTGGTCGCGACCATCGGGGAGCAGCTGGCGCAGTACGGCCCGCGGGCGCCGCGGCTGTGGCTGGCTCCGCTGGACGAGCCGATCGCGCTGCCGGAGCTGTTGGCGGGCACCGAGATTCCCGCCGGCCACGGCCGCTGGCCGCTGGGCGAGATCGACCGACCGTTCCAGATGCGTCGCGATCCGCTGGTTTTCGATGCCACCTCGGCGGCGGCCAACCTCGTCATCCACGGTGGGCCGAAGTCCGGGAAATCGACCGCACTGCAGACGTTCATCCTGTCGGCCGCCGCGACGCACTCGCCGCGTGCTGTCACTTTCTACTGCCTCGACTACGGCGGCGGCGGCCTGCGCTCGCTCAAGCCACTGGCTCATGTCGGCAGCGTGGCGTCGCCGCTGGAGCCGGAGCGTATCCGTCGCACCTTCGGTGAACTGGAGCAGTTGCTCGCGTCCCGCCAGGCGCGTGCCGCGGCCGGTGACGGTGGCGTGCGCGACGATGGCTACGGCGACGTCTTCCTGGTGATCGACAACCTGTACGCGTTCAGCCGGGACAACACCGACACGTTCAACACCCGTAACCCCTTGCTGGCCAAGGTGACCGAACTGGTCAACTCCGGGATGGCCTACGGCATCCACGTGGTGATCACGACGCCGAACTGGCTCGAGGTGCCGCTCGCGATGCGCGATGGCCTGGGTCTGCGGCTCGAGCTCAAGCTGGCCGACTCGCGCGACAGCAATGTGCGATCAGCAGGTACGCCCGGCGTGGCGGCCCTGTCCCGCCCCGCCGACGGCGTCCCCGCCGACCAGCCGGGCCGCGGCCTGACCATGGCGGCCGAGCACTTCTTGTTCGCCGAACCGGATCTCGCTGCGATCCCGGCCATCAACGCTCGGTATGCGGGGCAGACGGCGCCGCCCGTGCGCCTGCTGCCGACTGATCTGGCCCCGGAAACCCTTGCGCCGCTGTACCGGAACCCCGAGACGGTAGTGATCGGTCAGCGCGAACAGGACCTGGCGCCGGTCGCGGTCGACTTCTCGGCCAACCCGCTGCTGATGGTGTTCGGCGACGCCAAGTCCGGCAAGACCACGCTGCTGCGGCATCTGATCCGCACCATCCGGGACAACTCCACGCCGCAGTCGGTGGCGTTCACCGTGATCGACCGCAGGCTGCACCTGGTGGACGAACCGTTGTTCGCGGACAACGAGTACACCCCGAACGTCGACCGCGTCACCCCGGCCATGCTCGGGCTGGCGGCACTGCTCGAGAAGCGCAGGCCCCCAGCGGGTCTGTCGGCCGCGGAACTGAGTGGGTGGACCTACCGGAACGGACAGGGCAACCACATCCACTACCTGATCATCGACGACGTCGACCAAATCCCGGATGCGCCCGCCGTCAGTGGTCCGTTCGTCGGCCAGCGGCCGTGGACGGCACTGCTGGGGTTGCTCTCCCAGGCCGCCGAACTGGGGCTGCGGGTGATCGTCACCGCGCGCGCCGCCGGCTCCGCCCACGCGGTGATGACGGCCCCGCTGCTGCGCAGGCTGAGTGAGCTGCAGGCCACCACCGTCATGCTGTCCGGCAACCCGCAGGACAGCGGTCGCATCCGCGGCCACCGGTTCAACCGCTTGCCCGCCGGTCGCGCCATGGTGCTCGGCGACAGCGATGAAGCCACGTACGTCCAGTTGATCAATCCGCTGGTGGCCGAACCGGTTCCGGGCCGGGCCACCGCACCACAACGAGGGGAGTTCCACTGA
- a CDS encoding PE family protein: MTLRVVPEGLTAAGAAVEALTARLAAAHAAAAPAVTAVIPPAADPVSLQTAISLSAHGAEHEAVAAQGVTELGRAGGGVTEAGISYATGDAGAAATYVTVLG; the protein is encoded by the coding sequence ATGACCTTGCGCGTCGTTCCCGAAGGACTGACCGCAGCCGGTGCCGCCGTCGAGGCGCTCACCGCTCGGCTCGCCGCCGCCCATGCCGCGGCCGCTCCCGCGGTCACGGCGGTGATCCCGCCCGCCGCGGATCCCGTATCGCTGCAAACAGCGATCAGCCTGAGCGCACACGGTGCCGAACACGAGGCCGTCGCGGCTCAGGGCGTGACCGAACTCGGCCGTGCCGGAGGCGGTGTCACCGAAGCCGGCATCAGCTACGCGACGGGCGATGCCGGAGCCGCCGCCACCTACGTGACAGTCCTCGGCTGA